A genomic stretch from Chloroflexota bacterium includes:
- a CDS encoding type II toxin-antitoxin system YafQ family toxin, which yields MRFSASSRFFRKAKKLKEPQASMLRAALRRFATDPQDQLLRTHKLKGELEGYWAFAVDDDLRVLFRWEGDEAFLVNLGSHDEVY from the coding sequence GTGCGGTTTTCCGCATCGAGCCGATTCTTTCGCAAGGCGAAGAAGTTGAAGGAACCCCAGGCGTCCATGCTCCGGGCGGCATTACGCCGTTTCGCCACCGACCCGCAGGACCAGCTGCTCCGCACGCACAAGTTGAAAGGCGAGCTGGAAGGTTATTGGGCTTTCGCCGTGGACGACGATCTGCGCGTCCTCTTTCGCTGGGAGGGCGATGAGGCCTTCCTCGTGAACCTCGGCTCCCACGACGAGGTGTACTAA
- a CDS encoding type II toxin-antitoxin system Phd/YefM family antitoxin produces the protein MKTVPISELRQRVADVIDEVRTSDEPTVVLQRSRRAAYIVNPERYERDQKELSLLRRQLFVAEVREAEAEYRAGGAPRFDDVDRLLDQLRS, from the coding sequence ATGAAGACGGTACCGATCTCCGAGCTCCGCCAGCGAGTGGCTGACGTCATCGATGAGGTTCGCACGAGTGACGAGCCGACCGTGGTCCTCCAGCGGTCGCGGCGGGCGGCGTACATCGTGAACCCCGAGCGCTACGAGCGCGACCAGAAGGAGCTCAGCCTCCTCCGCCGGCAGCTGTTCGTAGCGGAGGTCCGCGAGGCAGAGGCTGAGTACCGAGCGGGCGGCGCTCCCCGCTTCGACGACGTGGACCGGCTCCTCGACCAGCTCCGTTCGTAA